DNA from Actinoplanes sp. SE50/110:
GTTGACCGCCCGCCTGCAGGACGTCTTCCGCGACCATTTCGGCCCGACCGCCACCACCTATCCGGTGGTCACCGGCACCGGGGCGAACGTGGTGGCGCTGCAGGCCGCCACCGACCGGTGGGGTGCGGTGATCTGCGTCGACACCGCGCACATCCACGTCGACGAGTGCGGCGCGCCGGAACGGGTCGGCGGGCTGAAACTTCTGCCGGTGCCGGCCGTGCACGGCAAGCTGACCGTGGCGGCGATCCGGCGGGAGGCGTGGGGTTTCGACGATGAACACCGCGCCCGGCCGCAGGTCGTGTCGCTGGCCCAGGCCACCGAGTCGGGGACCGTCTACACCCCGGACGAGGTGGGCGAGATCGCCGCGTTCGCGCACGAGCATGGCATGGTCGTGCACCTGGACGGCGCCCGGATCGCGAATGCCGCCGCCCATCTCGGGGTGCCGCTGCGGGCGTTCACCACCGACGCCGGAGTGGACATCCTGTCGTTCGGCGGTACGAAGAACGGCATGCTGTTCGGGGAGGCGGTGGTGGTGCTCGATCCGCGGCTGGATCGGGGGCTGGAGCATCTGCGCATGTCGTCGATGCAGCTGATGTCGAAGATGCGGTTCGCCTCCGCCCAGTTCCTGGCGCTGCTGCAGGGTGATCTGTGGCTGCGCGGCGCCCGGCACGCCAACGCGATGGCCACCCGGCTGGCCGACCGGGTGCGGGACCTGCCGGGGCTGACGATCGACCGCCCGGTGCAGGCGAACGCGGTGTTCGCGCGGCTGCCCGCGGACGCCCTGGCCACGCTGCACGAGCAGTTTCTCTTCCATGACTGGCCGAGTGGCGAGGCGCGGTGGATGACGTCGTTCGACACCACCGCGGCGGATGTCGACCGGCTGGCAGACGCCATCCGGGCGGCGTGCCCAAATCGGGTGAATTACTCCCAACGGTGACACCAAACGGGCTCGGAGGGCGGAGGATGGCGCGCAATGAGACCGAAGCTGCTCGCGGCCCTCGCCGCCCTCACCGTGACCCTGCCGATCGGATCGTCCGCGCAGGCCGCGCCCGACCCCGCGCCGAACGGGCGGATCTCGCTCGCCGACCTGCGGGAGGCGACGCTCGACGTCCCGGCCTGGCCCGCGGACAACGTGCGGGGACCGTCTGGGCGCCTGCACTTCCACCGGGGTCAGGTGCCGGTCGAGGGAGGGAGCGTGGCGGAGG
Protein-coding regions in this window:
- a CDS encoding low specificity L-threonine aldolase; this translates as MISFASDNHSGAHPEVLAALADANQGHAESYGRDPLTARLQDVFRDHFGPTATTYPVVTGTGANVVALQAATDRWGAVICVDTAHIHVDECGAPERVGGLKLLPVPAVHGKLTVAAIRREAWGFDDEHRARPQVVSLAQATESGTVYTPDEVGEIAAFAHEHGMVVHLDGARIANAAAHLGVPLRAFTTDAGVDILSFGGTKNGMLFGEAVVVLDPRLDRGLEHLRMSSMQLMSKMRFASAQFLALLQGDLWLRGARHANAMATRLADRVRDLPGLTIDRPVQANAVFARLPADALATLHEQFLFHDWPSGEARWMTSFDTTAADVDRLADAIRAACPNRVNYSQR